One genomic segment of Sander lucioperca isolate FBNREF2018 chromosome 10, SLUC_FBN_1.2, whole genome shotgun sequence includes these proteins:
- the LOC116036023 gene encoding uncharacterized protein LOC116036023, which produces MKHQISMIQTSNQESGIMKNSVVFPLLLLLGTCSAYENVALRGKATQSQRYAETDRAFGAAYNAIDGNRNSNFHDGSCTHTKTHTNPWWRVDLLESYIVTSIIITNRGDCCPERLNGAEIRIGNSLQDDGITNPLAGAISEIPAGRSYTLTFANRVEGRYVTVSLPGSDRTLSLCEVEVFGYRVPTGENLALQGKATQSSLHSIAYNAIDGNRASTWEKASCSHTTQELNPWWRLDLIKTHKVFSVKITNRDRREQFINGAEIRVGNSLDNNGNNNPRCAVISSIPAGQTVEFQCVNGFDGRYVNIVIPGRREWLVQSEVEVYGSVLD; this is translated from the exons AATAATGAAAAACAGTGTGGTTTTTCCTTTGTTGCTCCTCTTGGGGACGTGCTCAGCTTACG AAAATGTGGCCTTGCGTGGCAAAGCAACTCAGTCACAACGCTATGCTGAAACTGATAGAGCTTTTGGAGCTGCCTACAATGCTATTGATGGAAACCGTAATTCTAATTTTCATGACGGTTCATGCAcccacactaaaacacacaccaacCCCTGGTGGAGAGTGGACCTGCTGGAGTCCTACATCGTCAcctccatcatcatcaccaacaGAGGAGACTGCTGTCCAGAAAGGCTCAACGGGGCAGAGATTCGCATCGGCAACTCTTTGCAAGACGATGGTATCACAAACCCATT GGCTGGTGCAATTTCTGAAATCCCTGCAGGGAGATCATACACTTTGACTTTCGCCAATCGTGTGGAGGGACGTTATGTGACTGTGTCTCTACCTGGTTCAGACAGGACTCTTTCACTCTGTGAAGTGGAAGTTTTCGGGTACCGTGTCCCAACTG GAGAGAACCTGGCACTCCAAGGAAAAGCCACACAGTCATCATTACACAGCATTGCATATAATGCCATTGATGGGAATCGTGCCAGCACGTGGGAGAAGGCGTCCTGCAGTCACACAACCCAAGAGCTGAACCCCTGGTGGCGACTGGATCTGATCAAAACCCACAAAGTATTTTCGGTTAAGATAACCAACCGAGATAGACGTGAACAATTTATCAATGGAGCTGAGATCCGCGTTGGAAATTCCCTTGACAACAATGGCAACAACAATCCCAG GTGTGCTGTGATATCAAGCATCCCGGCAGGTCAAACTGTTGAATTCCAGTGTGTCAACGGGTTTGATGGCCGCTATGTTAACATAGTTATCCCTGGAAGACGGGAGTGGCTGGTCCAGTCCGAGGTGGAGGTGTATGGCTCTGTCCTGGATTAG